The following coding sequences lie in one Alloacidobacterium dinghuense genomic window:
- a CDS encoding pyridoxal phosphate-dependent decarboxylase family protein — MRAVLDELTERLADNYPYFHPLYAGQMLKPPHPIARAAYALAMWINPNNHALDGGRASSRLEVEAVREIAAMFGWTEHLGHLTSGGTFANLEALWVAGRLVPGKKIVASENAHYTHQRIGSVLGLAFENIAADTRGRMDLSSLETALQSGEVGTVVVTLGTTSAGAVDPLDKILDLRQRHRFRIHVDAAYGGYFKLVSDLGPDAARAYARIDEADSIVVDPHKHGLQPYGCGCILFNDPSVGRFYKHDSPYTYFTSNELHLGEISLECSRAGATATALWATQKLLPLTPDGEFAQGLSCGRMAALRVYNKIRQDKRFFPGPEPELDILVWAVKACTLEESSRLATAVFDLAAKQDLHLALAQVPVNFFGPETWPGAPADGRVTCLRSVLMKPEHLNWVDAIWEKLSHAVSKAIEPETL; from the coding sequence ATGCGCGCAGTTCTAGACGAACTCACCGAACGGCTCGCGGATAACTATCCGTATTTCCATCCGCTTTACGCGGGGCAGATGCTCAAGCCGCCTCATCCGATCGCGCGGGCAGCATACGCGCTGGCCATGTGGATCAACCCGAATAATCATGCTCTCGACGGCGGCCGGGCCAGTTCGCGCCTCGAAGTTGAAGCCGTCCGGGAAATCGCTGCCATGTTTGGTTGGACCGAGCACCTGGGCCACCTCACCAGCGGCGGCACCTTCGCCAATCTTGAGGCTCTGTGGGTAGCGGGACGACTCGTACCGGGAAAAAAGATCGTAGCTTCAGAAAATGCTCACTACACGCATCAGCGCATCGGCAGTGTACTCGGCCTCGCGTTCGAGAATATTGCTGCAGATACGCGCGGGCGCATGGACTTATCCAGTCTTGAGACAGCGCTGCAGTCCGGTGAGGTCGGGACAGTCGTTGTTACATTGGGTACCACTTCCGCGGGTGCTGTTGATCCACTAGACAAGATATTAGATCTGCGCCAGCGCCATAGATTCCGCATTCATGTGGATGCGGCGTATGGCGGCTATTTCAAGCTCGTGTCGGATCTGGGGCCAGATGCTGCGCGAGCCTACGCAAGAATCGACGAGGCTGACTCGATCGTGGTCGACCCACATAAGCACGGGCTGCAGCCCTATGGTTGCGGTTGCATTCTGTTCAACGATCCCTCGGTGGGACGCTTTTATAAGCATGACTCGCCTTACACATATTTCACATCCAACGAACTGCATCTTGGCGAGATCAGCCTGGAGTGTTCGCGGGCAGGGGCTACGGCGACGGCCCTGTGGGCAACTCAGAAACTCCTGCCGCTAACTCCTGACGGTGAGTTTGCGCAGGGGCTTTCGTGCGGCCGAATGGCAGCCTTGCGCGTCTATAACAAAATAAGGCAAGACAAACGATTTTTTCCCGGCCCCGAACCTGAATTGGATATCTTGGTCTGGGCCGTGAAAGCGTGTACATTGGAGGAGTCTTCGCGGTTGGCCACCGCGGTTTTTGATCTTGCCGCGAAGCAAGACCTTCATCTGGCACTTGCTCAGGTGCCGGTCAACTTTTTTGGTCCTGAGACGTGGCCTGGAGCGCCGGCCGACGGCAGGGTTACTTGTCTTCGGTCAGTGCTGATGAAGCCGGAACATCTGAACTGGGTGGATGCTATATGGGAAAAGTTGAGCCACGCAGTGTCGAAGGCGATCGAACCCGAAACCCTCTAG
- a CDS encoding TQO small subunit DoxD, whose product MQAAAGQYHYSGIEILRALGMFLATAFAILNVDLLQSIEEAEDLRLFSTFPAGLPGLGLLLLRLAVGSISVAQGASFLVASGAPASMLWLIGALTFVLGAFLMIGFLTPIASIVAALVSMGFALRAFPGLPSTHFAAPGAIETIVVTLALALLGAGAFSLDAFLFGRREIIIPDISRSPK is encoded by the coding sequence ATGCAGGCAGCAGCCGGACAGTACCACTACAGTGGTATCGAAATATTACGAGCCCTCGGGATGTTCCTTGCAACAGCCTTCGCTATTCTGAACGTCGATTTGCTGCAAAGCATCGAGGAGGCGGAGGATCTGCGGCTTTTCTCCACGTTTCCGGCTGGGTTGCCAGGCCTCGGACTGCTTTTGTTGCGGCTCGCGGTCGGCTCGATTTCTGTGGCACAGGGTGCGAGTTTCCTGGTCGCCTCAGGTGCTCCAGCATCGATGCTCTGGCTCATCGGCGCTTTAACCTTTGTGCTGGGCGCGTTCCTCATGATCGGGTTTCTCACTCCGATTGCCAGTATTGTTGCCGCGCTCGTTAGTATGGGTTTTGCATTGAGGGCATTTCCTGGGCTTCCCAGTACGCACTTCGCAGCGCCAGGAGCGATTGAGACCATCGTGGTTACCTTGGCGTTAGCATTGCTGGGTGCGGGAGCGTTTTCACTCGACGCTTTTTTGTTTGGCCGCCGTGAAATCATCATTCCTGATATTTCCCGGTCTCCGAAATGA
- a CDS encoding alpha/beta hydrolase family protein, with product MGKRIRLNQMPSVNNCRAFLDVVDGVSIRGFLHLPVIGGGDCLVLTHGAGANCNAPLLIKLAETFCASGLTVLRCDLPFRQARPHGSPPRGSAERDQKGLRAALGSMRQQSSGRMFLGGHSYGGRQASMLAAAEPGLIDELLLLSYPLHPPQKPEELRTGHFSSLRTPALFVHGTRDGFATTSEMVAALTLIPARTELCEITGAGHELMTKRNEDELSRTIVGVFQSFAKEKVV from the coding sequence ATGGGGAAACGGATTCGCTTAAATCAGATGCCGAGCGTGAACAATTGTCGAGCGTTTCTTGATGTTGTCGATGGGGTCTCTATTCGAGGCTTTCTGCATTTGCCGGTTATCGGTGGGGGAGACTGCCTCGTTCTGACACATGGCGCAGGAGCCAATTGCAATGCTCCACTCCTTATCAAGCTGGCGGAAACGTTCTGCGCTTCCGGATTAACCGTTCTCCGCTGTGATCTTCCGTTTCGCCAGGCGCGTCCGCACGGCTCTCCTCCGCGGGGAAGTGCGGAGCGTGACCAAAAGGGACTTCGAGCCGCGCTGGGTTCGATGCGACAACAGTCTTCCGGCAGAATGTTCCTGGGTGGGCATTCCTATGGTGGAAGGCAGGCATCGATGCTGGCCGCAGCTGAACCTGGTCTCATCGATGAGCTGTTGCTGCTGTCTTACCCACTTCATCCCCCGCAGAAGCCCGAGGAGCTAAGGACCGGGCATTTCTCTTCGCTCCGGACGCCGGCTTTGTTCGTCCACGGTACCCGAGATGGGTTCGCTACTACCTCGGAAATGGTTGCGGCCTTAACACTCATCCCAGCCCGAACGGAACTGTGCGAAATCACAGGCGCGGGGCATGAGCTTATGACAAAGCGAAATGAAGATGAACTCTCACGAACAATCGTCGGAGTTTTTCAGTCATTCGCGAAGGAGAAAGTCGTATAA
- the glgP gene encoding alpha-glucan family phosphorylase has product MSLSSGFVSLNPNESSRIAYFSMEIAVAPHMPTYSGGLGVLAGDTLRSAADMGLPLAAVTLAHRKGYFRQHLDKDGVQTEEPQPWKIEEKLTPEKPVVTITLEEREVALRAWRYDLIGVSGHRIPIYFLDTDLQQNDPADRTLTDQLYGGDGDYRLRQEIVLGMGGVRFLDALGYRATVYHMNEGHAALLTLALMEDQMNGAPLSSAKEANAAAVRQHCVFTTHTPVPAGHDRFSLEQANRILGRDRLAFLERNGCIHEGLLNMTYVALSFSRFVNGVAMQHGKVSRSMFPEYNISAITNGVHAATWTSAAFQNIFDRHMPRWRQDNVTLRYAIDIPEEEIESAHAAAKQLLVDAVAQRTGVALRTDVFTIGFARRAATYKRADLLFTDPERLVRCAHEHGGLQILYSGKAHPADEPGKAKIRHVIELAKKLNSDALHIVYLENYEWTLGALLTGGVDVWLNTPKRPYEASGTSGMKAALNGVPSLSILDGWWIEGWIEGVTGWAIEDHEDEAAEANSLYEHLEHVLLPLFYEQPQQWRRIMRSTIALNGSFFNTQRMLEQYVVNAYFPEQRVTEPAAEPEPALAR; this is encoded by the coding sequence ATGAGTCTTTCAAGTGGTTTTGTCTCTCTCAACCCCAATGAGAGTTCACGTATTGCCTATTTTTCCATGGAAATTGCAGTTGCCCCGCATATGCCCACCTACAGCGGAGGATTGGGCGTCCTTGCCGGCGACACCTTGCGTTCCGCCGCCGATATGGGTTTGCCACTCGCAGCGGTCACGCTGGCGCATCGCAAAGGTTACTTCAGACAGCACCTTGATAAAGACGGCGTGCAGACCGAAGAGCCACAGCCATGGAAGATAGAAGAAAAGCTCACCCCGGAGAAGCCGGTTGTCACCATCACTCTGGAAGAGCGCGAAGTGGCACTGCGTGCCTGGCGGTATGACCTGATCGGCGTGTCGGGACATCGGATACCGATTTACTTTCTCGATACCGACCTGCAGCAGAACGACCCCGCCGATCGTACGCTTACCGATCAACTGTACGGCGGTGATGGCGACTACCGCTTGCGTCAGGAAATCGTCCTCGGCATGGGTGGTGTTCGATTCCTGGATGCCCTCGGATATAGGGCAACGGTCTACCACATGAACGAGGGACACGCGGCTTTACTGACCCTTGCATTGATGGAAGATCAGATGAACGGTGCTCCTCTTTCATCGGCTAAAGAGGCCAATGCGGCGGCTGTTCGCCAGCACTGCGTTTTCACCACGCATACGCCGGTACCTGCCGGACACGACCGCTTTTCTCTCGAACAGGCGAACCGTATTCTTGGCCGGGATCGCCTCGCCTTTCTCGAACGCAATGGCTGTATTCACGAGGGCCTGTTGAATATGACGTACGTTGCGTTGAGCTTTTCACGCTTTGTGAATGGCGTAGCCATGCAGCATGGCAAGGTGTCTCGCTCAATGTTTCCCGAGTACAACATCAGCGCCATCACCAACGGCGTTCATGCTGCGACGTGGACTTCAGCCGCATTCCAGAATATCTTCGACCGGCACATGCCTCGCTGGCGTCAGGACAACGTGACGCTGCGCTACGCAATCGACATCCCGGAAGAGGAAATTGAGAGTGCCCATGCCGCCGCCAAGCAGTTGCTGGTAGACGCAGTCGCACAACGTACCGGTGTTGCACTGAGGACCGATGTCTTCACGATCGGTTTTGCCCGCCGTGCAGCGACGTACAAACGGGCTGATCTTCTCTTTACTGATCCGGAGCGGCTCGTGCGATGTGCGCATGAACACGGCGGTTTGCAGATCCTTTACAGCGGCAAAGCCCATCCGGCAGACGAGCCCGGAAAGGCCAAGATTCGCCACGTTATTGAACTGGCAAAGAAGCTGAACTCTGATGCTCTGCACATTGTTTACCTCGAAAACTACGAATGGACGCTCGGCGCTCTGCTCACCGGCGGCGTAGATGTCTGGTTGAATACTCCCAAGCGCCCCTATGAGGCCTCCGGCACCAGCGGAATGAAGGCGGCGTTAAATGGCGTCCCCAGCCTCAGTATTCTTGACGGCTGGTGGATCGAAGGCTGGATTGAGGGAGTGACCGGGTGGGCGATCGAAGATCACGAGGACGAAGCCGCCGAGGCCAACTCTCTTTATGAACATCTCGAACACGTATTACTGCCGCTTTTTTATGAGCAGCCGCAGCAATGGCGCCGAATTATGCGTTCCACCATCGCCTTGAATGGATCGTTTTTCAATACGCAACGCATGCTGGAACAATATGTTGTCAATGCCTATTTTCCAGAGCAGCGTGTTACTGAGCCGGCAGCGGAGCCTGAACCGGCCCTTGCAAGGTAA
- a CDS encoding alpha/beta fold hydrolase — translation MAAERGCFRRPDDFSGRKGYRCIAHDRRGHGRSGQPWDGNEMDTYADDLAMLTENT, via the coding sequence ATGGCCGCTGAACGCGGATGCTTTCGAAGACCAGATGATTTTTCTGGCCGCAAGGGATACCGCTGCATCGCTCATGACCGCCGCGGCCATGGACGTTCAGGCCAGCCATGGGATGGCAATGAGATGGACACTTATGCCGACGATCTGGCTATGCTGACCGAAAACACTTGA
- the galK gene encoding galactokinase codes for MLDVSGIRELHREKFGKEPILFLAPGRVNLIGEHTDYADGFVMPAAIDFATIAAISPCSDASATVCSKNFGEGISHALGEIGAHGSHHWSDYPFGVLAILQQEGIAVPGFHLTLEGDVPLGAGLSSSASIEVASMLAMLHVADASLPLPKIALLCQRAENDYVGAPCGIMDQFVSCCGAADHALLLDCRSLDYRLAPIPKHLSLVICNTMVKHSHAGGEYGSRRAEVEEGTAILQRHRPEVRLLRDATVEDLKRWGHEMPPNVLKRCRHIVTENVRTVAAADALEANDLNTLGRLMAEAHVSYRDDFEASCPEADIMVELANKLEGCVGARLTGGGFGGCTVNLVESVHAKQFASKISAAYEARTGIHPEIYQSHASAGAHKLEQDAS; via the coding sequence ATGCTAGATGTAAGCGGTATCAGAGAGCTGCACCGGGAGAAATTCGGCAAGGAACCCATCCTCTTTCTTGCTCCCGGCCGCGTCAACCTGATCGGCGAGCATACCGACTACGCTGACGGCTTTGTCATGCCGGCAGCAATTGATTTTGCAACGATTGCAGCAATTTCCCCGTGCAGCGATGCAAGTGCAACCGTCTGCTCGAAAAACTTCGGGGAGGGTATCTCGCACGCATTGGGCGAGATTGGCGCCCACGGTTCGCATCACTGGAGTGACTATCCATTTGGCGTGCTCGCCATCCTGCAACAGGAGGGGATTGCAGTTCCCGGTTTTCATCTGACACTTGAGGGAGACGTTCCGCTCGGTGCTGGATTAAGCTCTTCAGCATCCATTGAAGTTGCGAGCATGCTGGCGATGTTGCATGTTGCCGACGCCTCGCTGCCATTGCCCAAAATTGCTCTGTTGTGCCAGCGCGCGGAGAATGACTACGTTGGTGCTCCGTGCGGGATCATGGATCAATTTGTGTCGTGCTGCGGTGCTGCTGATCACGCTCTATTGCTGGACTGCCGCAGTCTTGATTACCGGCTCGCACCGATTCCGAAGCACCTGAGCCTGGTGATCTGTAACACGATGGTGAAACACTCCCACGCGGGGGGTGAGTATGGTTCGCGACGCGCTGAAGTTGAAGAAGGCACCGCGATCCTACAGAGGCATCGCCCAGAGGTCCGCCTGCTCCGCGACGCTACGGTTGAGGACCTCAAGCGCTGGGGGCATGAGATGCCGCCCAACGTGCTGAAGCGCTGCCGCCACATCGTTACTGAGAATGTCCGAACGGTGGCTGCAGCGGACGCACTGGAAGCGAATGATCTGAACACGCTGGGACGGTTGATGGCTGAGGCCCATGTAAGTTATCGCGACGATTTCGAAGCGAGCTGTCCTGAGGCTGACATCATGGTTGAATTGGCCAACAAGCTGGAAGGCTGCGTTGGAGCTCGACTTACGGGTGGTGGATTCGGCGGCTGCACAGTGAATTTGGTCGAGTCAGTGCACGCGAAGCAATTCGCGTCGAAGATTTCTGCCGCTTACGAAGCGCGCACAGGCATTCATCCTGAGATCTATCAGAGCCATGCATCGGCAGGAGCACACAAACTGGAGCAGGATGCATCTTAG
- a CDS encoding response regulator: MNDKPSIRVFCVDDHPLLREGISTIIRNQPDMEIVSEAPSGRDAIQRFRELRPDVTLMDLRLPDISGIDALIAIRAEFPDARVIMLTTFEGDVEVQRALEAGARGYMLKSMPPKDLVDAIRQVHAGKKRIPPEIAARLAEHFSDETLSEREIEVLRHVAGGNRNREIAERLFISEETVKVHVKHIMEKLGASDRTQAVAIAVRRGIMHL; this comes from the coding sequence ATGAACGATAAACCCAGTATCCGCGTCTTCTGCGTCGATGACCATCCGTTGCTCAGAGAAGGAATATCCACCATCATCCGCAACCAACCCGATATGGAGATCGTGTCTGAGGCGCCGAGTGGTCGTGACGCGATTCAGCGGTTTCGCGAACTACGGCCGGATGTCACGCTTATGGATCTCCGGCTGCCCGATATAAGCGGCATTGACGCCTTGATCGCAATTCGCGCGGAATTTCCTGACGCCCGCGTCATCATGTTGACGACTTTCGAGGGCGATGTAGAGGTTCAGCGTGCTTTGGAGGCAGGAGCACGCGGATATATGTTGAAGAGTATGCCTCCGAAAGATCTGGTCGATGCAATTCGCCAGGTGCACGCTGGCAAGAAACGGATTCCGCCAGAAATCGCTGCACGTCTTGCCGAGCATTTCAGCGATGAAACGCTCAGCGAACGTGAAATCGAAGTTCTGAGGCACGTCGCCGGCGGCAACCGGAATCGTGAGATCGCTGAGCGCCTTTTCATCTCCGAAGAGACCGTCAAGGTTCATGTCAAACACATTATGGAGAAGTTGGGCGCGAGCGATCGTACACAAGCCGTAGCGATCGCTGTACGCAGGGGCATCATGCACCTGTAG
- a CDS encoding sensor histidine kinase: MAALTILGFAHPACALDPDRAMSQYIRDGWNPENGFPGGQVNAIAQTGDGYLWIGAEKGLFRFDGRNFLDAEQLNPALSHVNHVLGLKTDVDGDMWIRLPGAGVLRYHDGKFETVISGIATPSSNVTAMSRANKGGMLLSTLLHPVLRYRNGKLEVLEFRNLPSNLLVFSLAETSDGKIWMGTRDNGLFYVENGQAVAATEGLPDKKINCLLPVKDGKMWIGTDNGVAQWDGTRISASNVPPPLSHVQVLSLVQDRDSNLWVGTARGLLRFNSQGVVLSDVHSQESREAVAALLEDREGNLWVGNTDGLERLRDGLFMTYSTAQGLPSDRSGPIYVDSDDRAWIAPSSGGLYSMRSEKIGQVKTAGIGDDIVYSIVGNKDDLWIGRQRGGLTHLRVQGGILTSETYTTERGLAQNSVYSVYESADGTVWAGTLSGGVSRLNNGRFTTYTTAEGLASNTVTSIAESSDGTMWFATPGGLNAFIDGHWRTYAVKDGLPSDDVICLLPGAGGVLWIGTANGLAAMRGNQIIGPHPVPESLRDPIFGFAQDSGGALWIATSNHVLRIIRDQFLHGAIHEEDVHEYRLADGLQGDEGVRRDRSVVTDRHGRIWFSLNRGISVADPSRVSNDSAAAIVHIEAVSADGNPFNMQDPVRIPASQQRIVFDYVGLSFAIPDSVRYRYRLDGFDHEWSQPVAARQAVYTNLNPGPYRFRVIAANSYGQWNSSEATQSFKIQPAFWQTWWFEYSCVLALVCVVWIFYQLRMRQMAHSMNVRFEERLAERMRIAQELHDTLLQGLLSASMQLHVAVDKVSENSPAKPLLSRVLQLMGQVIEEGRDALRGLRSSGRDALNLEQAFSHVPQELAIQKEIAYRVILDGSPRALHPVIRDEVYRIGREALVNAFRHSQASSIEIELQYTASHLQILIRDDGCGIDPQVLRSGREGHFGLPGMRERAEGIGAKLKLWSRSTAGTEVELIVPGKVAYLHQPGNRRPGWFSRLKTQSQKFRSEQK; this comes from the coding sequence TTGGCTGCTCTTACAATCCTGGGATTTGCTCATCCGGCATGCGCGCTCGACCCCGACCGAGCGATGTCGCAATACATACGCGACGGCTGGAATCCAGAAAATGGATTTCCTGGTGGACAGGTCAATGCCATTGCTCAGACAGGGGATGGATATCTGTGGATCGGCGCTGAAAAGGGCTTGTTTCGATTTGATGGACGAAACTTTCTCGACGCAGAGCAACTGAATCCGGCGTTGTCACACGTTAACCACGTGCTTGGGCTTAAAACTGATGTTGACGGAGATATGTGGATACGGCTGCCCGGCGCAGGTGTGCTTCGCTACCACGACGGAAAATTCGAAACAGTCATATCGGGTATTGCAACGCCTTCGTCGAACGTCACCGCCATGTCCAGAGCAAACAAAGGTGGGATGTTGCTCTCAACTTTGCTACACCCGGTGCTCCGCTACCGCAACGGAAAGCTTGAGGTGCTCGAATTCAGGAATCTGCCTTCGAATCTGCTGGTATTTTCGCTCGCAGAAACTTCGGATGGAAAGATCTGGATGGGTACTCGGGACAACGGGCTCTTCTATGTAGAGAATGGCCAAGCTGTTGCAGCAACCGAAGGACTGCCTGACAAGAAGATCAATTGTCTTCTTCCCGTGAAAGACGGCAAAATGTGGATCGGCACCGACAACGGTGTTGCGCAGTGGGATGGAACCAGGATTTCCGCAAGCAATGTTCCGCCACCATTGAGCCATGTTCAGGTGTTGAGCCTGGTGCAGGACCGCGACTCCAATCTGTGGGTGGGCACGGCGCGTGGGCTGTTGCGATTCAACTCGCAAGGAGTTGTTCTGTCTGACGTACATAGTCAAGAATCCAGGGAAGCTGTCGCCGCCCTGCTCGAGGACCGTGAAGGCAACCTTTGGGTTGGGAATACCGACGGCTTGGAACGACTCCGCGATGGATTGTTCATGACGTATTCGACTGCTCAAGGTCTGCCGTCCGATCGAAGCGGCCCAATCTATGTCGATTCAGATGACCGTGCATGGATTGCCCCATCCAGCGGTGGCCTCTATTCCATGAGGAGCGAAAAGATTGGACAAGTAAAGACTGCCGGGATAGGCGACGATATCGTCTATTCGATTGTCGGCAATAAAGACGATCTCTGGATTGGAAGGCAGCGCGGCGGACTTACCCATCTGCGCGTGCAGGGAGGCATCTTAACGTCAGAGACATACACCACGGAACGCGGGCTCGCGCAAAACAGCGTCTACTCAGTCTATGAGAGTGCTGACGGAACCGTGTGGGCAGGGACTCTTAGTGGAGGTGTGAGCCGACTCAACAATGGCCGATTCACCACCTATACAACCGCTGAAGGCCTGGCGTCGAACACCGTTACTTCGATCGCGGAAAGCTCCGATGGAACCATGTGGTTTGCAACCCCCGGCGGCTTGAATGCGTTTATCGACGGCCACTGGCGTACTTATGCGGTGAAGGATGGATTGCCATCCGATGATGTGATTTGCCTTCTGCCGGGTGCGGGAGGCGTTTTGTGGATTGGAACCGCGAATGGTCTTGCTGCGATGCGTGGCAACCAAATTATCGGCCCTCATCCAGTTCCAGAGTCCTTGCGGGACCCCATCTTCGGATTCGCCCAAGACAGTGGCGGAGCTTTATGGATCGCTACTTCGAATCACGTACTCAGAATCATTCGAGATCAATTCCTGCATGGCGCGATTCACGAAGAGGATGTTCATGAGTATCGGCTTGCAGATGGCCTGCAGGGAGATGAGGGCGTGAGACGGGATCGCTCCGTCGTGACCGATCGCCACGGGCGTATCTGGTTTTCCCTGAATCGCGGCATTTCCGTGGCTGATCCAAGCCGCGTGAGCAACGATTCGGCGGCAGCCATCGTTCATATCGAAGCTGTCTCTGCTGATGGAAATCCATTCAACATGCAGGACCCAGTGCGGATTCCGGCATCTCAACAGAGAATCGTCTTTGATTATGTCGGATTGAGCTTTGCCATCCCCGATAGCGTCCGCTATCGATACAGGCTTGATGGTTTCGATCACGAGTGGAGCCAACCCGTCGCCGCGCGACAGGCGGTGTATACAAACCTTAATCCAGGCCCATATCGCTTTCGCGTAATCGCGGCGAATAGCTACGGGCAATGGAACAGTTCAGAAGCCACTCAGTCTTTCAAGATTCAACCCGCATTCTGGCAGACATGGTGGTTTGAATACTCGTGCGTGTTGGCGTTGGTATGTGTTGTATGGATTTTTTATCAACTGCGCATGCGTCAAATGGCGCACAGCATGAATGTTCGCTTCGAAGAACGCCTGGCAGAACGAATGCGCATTGCCCAGGAGTTGCATGACACACTACTGCAGGGTCTACTCAGCGCCTCGATGCAACTCCATGTGGCCGTGGACAAGGTTTCGGAGAATTCGCCGGCAAAGCCCCTGTTGAGCCGCGTTTTGCAGTTGATGGGACAGGTGATTGAAGAAGGACGAGATGCCCTTCGAGGTCTCCGATCATCGGGTCGGGATGCTCTCAATCTCGAACAAGCCTTTTCCCATGTGCCCCAGGAACTGGCCATTCAAAAAGAGATTGCTTACCGTGTCATCCTAGATGGTTCGCCTCGTGCCCTCCATCCGGTGATCCGCGACGAGGTTTACCGCATTGGACGCGAGGCGCTGGTCAATGCATTCCGGCATTCTCAGGCGAGTAGCATCGAGATTGAATTACAATACACAGCCAGTCACCTGCAGATTCTTATTCGAGACGATGGCTGCGGGATCGATCCGCAGGTGCTGCGTTCAGGTCGGGAAGGACACTTCGGGCTTCCAGGAATGCGCGAGCGAGCCGAGGGAATTGGAGCGAAACTGAAGCTATGGAGCCGATCTACCGCGGGAACTGAGGTTGAGCTGATCGTGCCGGGAAAAGTTGCCTACTTGCATCAACCTGGAAATCGCCGGCCGGGTTGGTTCTCCCGGCTGAAGACGCAAAGCCAGAAATTCAGGAGCGAGCAAAAATGA